The stretch of DNA TTATTCATTTAAAATTAAATGATGTTATTTTTATCGATGAAATTCACCGTCTTTCTCCAATAGTAGAAGAATATCTATATTCTGCTATGGAAAATTATAAAATAGATATTATTATAGATTCTGGTTCTAATGCTAAATCAGTACAAATAGATTTATCTCCTTTTACTTTAATAGGAGCTACTACAAAATCTGGATTACTTACAGCTCCTATGCGTTCTAGATTTGGAATAAATTTCCGTCTTAGTTATTATCAAAAAGAATTACTGAAGAATATTGTAAATCGCAGTGCAAAAGTATTAAATATTCCAATAACAGAAGAAGCTTGTCACGAAATTGCTAATAGAAGTCGTGGTACTCCACGAATAGCTAATGCTTTACTTCGTAGAATTCGTGATTTTGCACAAATAAAAGGAAATGGAACTATTGATCTTAATATATGCAATACCGGATTGGAGTCTCTTCATGTAGATGAATATGGGTTAGATGAAATGGATCATAGAATACTTCAATCTATTATTGATTACTTTAAAGGTGGACCAGTAGGAATAAATACTATAGCTATATCTGTTAATGAAAATCCAGAAACTATAGAAGAAGTTTATGAACCTTTTCTTATACAAGAAGGATATC from Blattabacterium cuenoti encodes:
- the ruvB gene encoding Holliday junction branch migration DNA helicase RuvB; the protein is MIVKDSKSHFFNLNNIFVSYSSEKSLNPKTIKDFIGQNEILENLKVFIQAAKKRKECLDHILFHGPPGLGKTTLAYIVANELCVNITVTSGSVLDKPGDLAGLLIHLKLNDVIFIDEIHRLSPIVEEYLYSAMENYKIDIIIDSGSNAKSVQIDLSPFTLIGATTKSGLLTAPMRSRFGINFRLSYYQKELLKNIVNRSAKVLNIPITEEACHEIANRSRGTPRIANALLRRIRDFAQIKGNGTIDLNICNTGLESLHVDEYGLDEMDHRILQSIIDYFKGGPVGINTIAISVNENPETIEEVYEPFLIQEGYLIRTPRGRKVTRLAYQHMKRKSQKK